A single window of Mugil cephalus isolate CIBA_MC_2020 chromosome 1, CIBA_Mcephalus_1.1, whole genome shotgun sequence DNA harbors:
- the rbm10 gene encoding RNA-binding protein 10 isoform X2, with protein MDFERRGGRGDRIGRYANAHNDHNFRDMDYRGYGQEDEEAVYDVRGDRLYGHDEQLLGVCDFTPGSLQNHPGSLQNHPGFQQRGDNRGDIGCEGKGLLWPPSPQLQPERAHPMLQREEEGSRREFEQLRTGLQERGRGKGGRGFPENSAPHLGSRESNWGQDGPHSEQMESSTGRPREEDRFSRVAGKRREHSSGNAGPDLSLEEMDQRDQDYRADPDYNQRPSNIIMLRMLPHSATTNEIRAQLQEQGIQPREVRLMRNKSSGQSRGFAFVEFNLIQEATRWMETNQGVLSILGQRVSMHFSDPKPRANEDWLCNKCGVQNFKRREKCFKCSVPKTEAELKLPQLQRDLPVGLQKEGAQGLLPLPAPYHSSTPSVAPGQATQQADVANDTLILRNLGPHTSVEAILSALAPFATLSPSNVRLIKDKHTHLNRGFAFLQLSTIVEASQLLQILQALQPPLSIDTKPIVVEFAKGSKRDVFVTDGSRVSAATVASTAIAAAQWAVTQTAQNGGGQSVDTAVYQQGAAVTYGQEGHDGSAFKAQADTRLVALPSVGAGLNGPYPGGAAPALISSDAVKSGSAVVQQTHTQTTLIPTATTQVEIVGKPQPATAAASQPATPGTEHELQQYPVPDVSTYQYDESSGYYYDPFTGLYYDPNSQYYYNPHSQQYMYWDGEKHTYIPAASQANTEGGPRSDGAAPSDSMFGSPGSKEKKDKPKNKTAQQIAKDMERWAKSLNRQKENMRSVSSSPAVGSALPPGYARAPGHSRLDDHRESASADAGYAVLEKKGALSERPQIFLDQLRQSTESPPQQQGLVPAYSGETDSEEEGGEKDEKEGRMTDWVKLACLLCRRQFPSKEALIRHQQLSELHKQNLEQRRNQQEAAAKERQADGSEPPDSKKRKFSLMDGISGSSLGARMLQGGVKRGLLLRNMQVE; from the exons ATGGACTTTGAACGGAG AGGCGGACGAGGGGATCGTATAGGTCGTTATGCCAACGCCCACAATGATCACAACTTTCGGGACATGGACTACCGCGGCTACGGCCaagaggatgaggaggcagTATATGATGTCAGGGGGGACAGACTTTATGGTCACGATGAGCAGCTGCTGGGTGTCTGCGACTTCACACCGGGTAGTCTCCAAAATCACCCGGGTAGTCTCCAAAATCACCCGGGTTTTCAGCAGAGAGGAGATAACAGAGGGGACATTGGGTGTGAGGGGAAAGGACTCCTTTGGCCTCCGTCACCTCAGCTGCAGCCGGAACGAGCGCATCCCATGctccagagagaggaggagggatcCAGACGGGAGTTTGAGCAGTTGCGGACTGGCCTGCAGGAAAGGGGTCGGGGAAAAGGTGGAAGAGGGTTCCCAGAGAACAGCGCCCCACATTTAGGGAGTAGAGAGAGCAACTGGGGCCAGGATGGTCCACATTCTGAGCAGATGGAATCGAGTACGGGAAGACCgagggaggaggacaggttCTCTCGTGTGGCGGGAAAGAGAAGG GAGCATAGTAGTGGAAACGCCGGCCCTGATTTGTCCCTTGAGGAGATGGACCAGAGGGACCAGGACTACCGTGCAGATCCAGATTATAACCAGAGGCCCAGCAACATCATAATGCTTCGCATGCTGCCACACAGTGCCACCACCAATGAG ATTCGGGCACAACTCCAGGAGCAGGGCATCCAGCCAAGAGAAGTTCGCCTTATGAGGAACAAATCTTCAG GTCAGAGCCGAGGATTCGCCTTCGTCGAGTTTAATCTCATACAGGAGGCCACCCGCTGGATGGAGACCAACCAG GGAGTGCTTTCAATTCTGGGGCAGAGAGTGTCCATGCACTTCAGCGACCCCAAACCACGTGCCAATGAGGACTGGCTCTGCAACAag TGTGGTGTGCAAAACTTTAAAAGGAGGGAGAAGTGCTTCAAGTGCAGCGTGCCTAAAACAG AGGCTGAGCTGAAGCTTCCCCAGTTGCAGAGGGATTTGCCTGTTGGTCTTCAAAAGGAGGGAGCCCAGGGCTTACTGCCTTTGCCAGCACCCTACCACTCTTCTACTCCTTCTGTCGCCCCCGGTCAAGCCACACAGCAGGCAGACGTTGCCAATGACA CTCTTATACTTAGGAATCTCGGCCCACATACGTCAGTGGAAGCCATTTTGTCTGCGTTGGCTCCATTTGCTACCCTCTCCCCTTCCAACGTTCGCCTAATCAAGGACAAGCACACGCATCTCAACCGGGGCTTTGCCTTTCTACAGTTGTCTACCATAGTG GAGGCGTCTCAGCTGCTTCAGATTTTACAGGCTCTCCAGCCTCCTCTCTCTATTGACACGAAGCCCATTGTCGTGGAGTTTGCCAAAGGCTCCAAACG TGATGTGTTTGTCACGGACGGTAGCAGGGTGAGCGCTGCTACAGTGGCCAGCACGGCTATAGCTGCTGCACAGTGGGCTGTCACACAG ACTGCTCAGAATGGTGGAGGCCAGAGTGTAGATACAGCAGTATatcagcagggggcagcagtgACATATGGTCAGGAAGGGCATGATGGCTCCGCTTTCAAGGCCCAGGCAGACACCAGGTTGGTTGCTTTACCCAGTGTTGGCGCAGGCCTCAATGGGCCATATCCAGGAGGAGCAGCCCCAG CTCTCATTTCATCTGACGCAGTAAAGTCTGGATCAGCAGTTGTGCAgcagacacatacacagactACACTCATCCCCACAGCAACCACGCAG GTTGAAATTGTAGGAAAACCACAACCCGCTACTGCTGCTGCCAGCCAGCCTGCAACCCCAGGCACCGAACATGAGCTTCAGCAATATC CTGTGCCAGATGTGTCCACATACCAGTATGATGAAAGCTCTGGCTACTATTACGACCCATTCACAGGACTCTACTATGACCCTAACTCCCAG TACTACTACAACCCCCATTCTCAGCAGTACATGTACTGGGATGGAGAGAAACACACGTACATTCCTGCTGCCAGCCAGGCAAACACTGAAGGTGGTCCTCGGAGTGATGGTGCAGCCCCTTCAGACTCGATGTTTGGCAGCCCTGGCAGtaaggagaagaaagacaaacCCAAGAATAAAACTGCCCAGCAG aTTGCCAAAGATATGGAGCGTTGGGCGAAGAGCCTGAAtagacaaaaggaaaacatgcGCTCTGTCTCTTCGTCTCCTGCCGTCGGCTCAGCTCTTCCCCCTGGTTACGCTCGAGCTCCTGGCCACAGTCGTCTAGACGACCACAGAGAATCTGCGAGTGCTGATGCAGGTTACGCTGTTCTGGAGAAAAAG GGGGCACTGTCTGAACGGCCTCAGATTTTCCTGGACCAGCTCCGGCAGAGTACAGAA TCCCCTCCTCAGCAGCAGGGACTGGTCCCAGCCTACAGCGGAGAAACTGACAgcgaagaagaaggaggtgaaaAAGATGAGAAGGAAGGGAGAATGACAGACTGGGTTAAACTGGCCTGTCTGCTCTGTAGGAGGCAGTTCCCAAGCAAGGAGGCCCTCATCAGGCACCAGCAGCTCTCTGAGCTACACAAG CAAAACTTGGAGCAGAGAAGAAACCAGCAGGAAGCTGCAGCCAAAGAG AGACAAGCAGATGGATCTGAACCTCCTGATTCCAAGAAGAGGAAGTTCAGCCTCAT GGACGGGATCTCAGGCAGTAGTCTTGGTGCCAGGATGCTGCAGGGAGGCGTGAAAAGGGGGCTTCTACTACGCAACATGCAAGTTGAGTGA
- the rbm10 gene encoding RNA-binding protein 10 isoform X3, with protein MDFERRGGRGDRIGRYANAHNDHNFRDMDYRGYGQEDEEAVYDVRGDRLYGHDEQLLGVCDFTPGSLQNHPGSLQNHPGFQQRGDNRGDIGCEGKGLLWPPSPQLQPERAHPMLQREEEGSRREFEQLRTGLQERGRGKGGRGFPENSAPHLGSRESNWGQDGPHSEQMESSTGRPREEDRFSRVAGKRREHSSGNAGPDLSLEEMDQRDQDYRADPDYNQRPSNIIMLRMLPHSATTNEIRAQLQEQGIQPREVRLMRNKSSGQSRGFAFVEFNLIQEATRWMETNQGVLSILGQRVSMHFSDPKPRANEDWLCNKCGVQNFKRREKCFKCSVPKTEAELKLPQLQRDLPVGLQKEGAQGLLPLPAPYHSSTPSVAPGQATQQADVANDTLILRNLGPHTSVEAILSALAPFATLSPSNVRLIKDKHTHLNRGFAFLQLSTIVEASQLLQILQALQPPLSIDTKPIVVEFAKGSKRDVFVTDGSRVSAATVASTAIAAAQWAVTQTAQNGGGQSVDTAVYQQGAAVTYGQEGHDGSAFKAQADTRLVALPSVGAGLNGPYPGGAAPVKSGSAVVQQTHTQTTLIPTATTQVEIVGKPQPATAAASQPATPGTEHELQQYPVPDVSTYQYDESSGYYYDPFTGLYYDPNSQYYYNPHSQQYMYWDGEKHTYIPAASQANTEGGPRSDGAAPSDSMFGSPGSKEKKDKPKNKTAQQIAKDMERWAKSLNRQKENMRSVSSSPAVGSALPPGYARAPGHSRLDDHRESASADAGYAVLEKKGALSERPQIFLDQLRQSTEQSPPQQQGLVPAYSGETDSEEEGGEKDEKEGRMTDWVKLACLLCRRQFPSKEALIRHQQLSELHKQNLEQRRNQQEAAAKERQADGSEPPDSKKRKFSLMDGISGSSLGARMLQGGVKRGLLLRNMQVE; from the exons ATGGACTTTGAACGGAG AGGCGGACGAGGGGATCGTATAGGTCGTTATGCCAACGCCCACAATGATCACAACTTTCGGGACATGGACTACCGCGGCTACGGCCaagaggatgaggaggcagTATATGATGTCAGGGGGGACAGACTTTATGGTCACGATGAGCAGCTGCTGGGTGTCTGCGACTTCACACCGGGTAGTCTCCAAAATCACCCGGGTAGTCTCCAAAATCACCCGGGTTTTCAGCAGAGAGGAGATAACAGAGGGGACATTGGGTGTGAGGGGAAAGGACTCCTTTGGCCTCCGTCACCTCAGCTGCAGCCGGAACGAGCGCATCCCATGctccagagagaggaggagggatcCAGACGGGAGTTTGAGCAGTTGCGGACTGGCCTGCAGGAAAGGGGTCGGGGAAAAGGTGGAAGAGGGTTCCCAGAGAACAGCGCCCCACATTTAGGGAGTAGAGAGAGCAACTGGGGCCAGGATGGTCCACATTCTGAGCAGATGGAATCGAGTACGGGAAGACCgagggaggaggacaggttCTCTCGTGTGGCGGGAAAGAGAAGG GAGCATAGTAGTGGAAACGCCGGCCCTGATTTGTCCCTTGAGGAGATGGACCAGAGGGACCAGGACTACCGTGCAGATCCAGATTATAACCAGAGGCCCAGCAACATCATAATGCTTCGCATGCTGCCACACAGTGCCACCACCAATGAG ATTCGGGCACAACTCCAGGAGCAGGGCATCCAGCCAAGAGAAGTTCGCCTTATGAGGAACAAATCTTCAG GTCAGAGCCGAGGATTCGCCTTCGTCGAGTTTAATCTCATACAGGAGGCCACCCGCTGGATGGAGACCAACCAG GGAGTGCTTTCAATTCTGGGGCAGAGAGTGTCCATGCACTTCAGCGACCCCAAACCACGTGCCAATGAGGACTGGCTCTGCAACAag TGTGGTGTGCAAAACTTTAAAAGGAGGGAGAAGTGCTTCAAGTGCAGCGTGCCTAAAACAG AGGCTGAGCTGAAGCTTCCCCAGTTGCAGAGGGATTTGCCTGTTGGTCTTCAAAAGGAGGGAGCCCAGGGCTTACTGCCTTTGCCAGCACCCTACCACTCTTCTACTCCTTCTGTCGCCCCCGGTCAAGCCACACAGCAGGCAGACGTTGCCAATGACA CTCTTATACTTAGGAATCTCGGCCCACATACGTCAGTGGAAGCCATTTTGTCTGCGTTGGCTCCATTTGCTACCCTCTCCCCTTCCAACGTTCGCCTAATCAAGGACAAGCACACGCATCTCAACCGGGGCTTTGCCTTTCTACAGTTGTCTACCATAGTG GAGGCGTCTCAGCTGCTTCAGATTTTACAGGCTCTCCAGCCTCCTCTCTCTATTGACACGAAGCCCATTGTCGTGGAGTTTGCCAAAGGCTCCAAACG TGATGTGTTTGTCACGGACGGTAGCAGGGTGAGCGCTGCTACAGTGGCCAGCACGGCTATAGCTGCTGCACAGTGGGCTGTCACACAG ACTGCTCAGAATGGTGGAGGCCAGAGTGTAGATACAGCAGTATatcagcagggggcagcagtgACATATGGTCAGGAAGGGCATGATGGCTCCGCTTTCAAGGCCCAGGCAGACACCAGGTTGGTTGCTTTACCCAGTGTTGGCGCAGGCCTCAATGGGCCATATCCAGGAGGAGCAGCCCCAG TAAAGTCTGGATCAGCAGTTGTGCAgcagacacatacacagactACACTCATCCCCACAGCAACCACGCAG GTTGAAATTGTAGGAAAACCACAACCCGCTACTGCTGCTGCCAGCCAGCCTGCAACCCCAGGCACCGAACATGAGCTTCAGCAATATC CTGTGCCAGATGTGTCCACATACCAGTATGATGAAAGCTCTGGCTACTATTACGACCCATTCACAGGACTCTACTATGACCCTAACTCCCAG TACTACTACAACCCCCATTCTCAGCAGTACATGTACTGGGATGGAGAGAAACACACGTACATTCCTGCTGCCAGCCAGGCAAACACTGAAGGTGGTCCTCGGAGTGATGGTGCAGCCCCTTCAGACTCGATGTTTGGCAGCCCTGGCAGtaaggagaagaaagacaaacCCAAGAATAAAACTGCCCAGCAG aTTGCCAAAGATATGGAGCGTTGGGCGAAGAGCCTGAAtagacaaaaggaaaacatgcGCTCTGTCTCTTCGTCTCCTGCCGTCGGCTCAGCTCTTCCCCCTGGTTACGCTCGAGCTCCTGGCCACAGTCGTCTAGACGACCACAGAGAATCTGCGAGTGCTGATGCAGGTTACGCTGTTCTGGAGAAAAAG GGGGCACTGTCTGAACGGCCTCAGATTTTCCTGGACCAGCTCCGGCAGAGTACAGAA CAGTCCCCTCCTCAGCAGCAGGGACTGGTCCCAGCCTACAGCGGAGAAACTGACAgcgaagaagaaggaggtgaaaAAGATGAGAAGGAAGGGAGAATGACAGACTGGGTTAAACTGGCCTGTCTGCTCTGTAGGAGGCAGTTCCCAAGCAAGGAGGCCCTCATCAGGCACCAGCAGCTCTCTGAGCTACACAAG CAAAACTTGGAGCAGAGAAGAAACCAGCAGGAAGCTGCAGCCAAAGAG AGACAAGCAGATGGATCTGAACCTCCTGATTCCAAGAAGAGGAAGTTCAGCCTCAT GGACGGGATCTCAGGCAGTAGTCTTGGTGCCAGGATGCTGCAGGGAGGCGTGAAAAGGGGGCTTCTACTACGCAACATGCAAGTTGAGTGA
- the rbm10 gene encoding RNA-binding protein 10 isoform X1: MDFERRGGRGDRIGRYANAHNDHNFRDMDYRGYGQEDEEAVYDVRGDRLYGHDEQLLGVCDFTPGSLQNHPGSLQNHPGFQQRGDNRGDIGCEGKGLLWPPSPQLQPERAHPMLQREEEGSRREFEQLRTGLQERGRGKGGRGFPENSAPHLGSRESNWGQDGPHSEQMESSTGRPREEDRFSRVAGKRREHSSGNAGPDLSLEEMDQRDQDYRADPDYNQRPSNIIMLRMLPHSATTNEIRAQLQEQGIQPREVRLMRNKSSGQSRGFAFVEFNLIQEATRWMETNQGVLSILGQRVSMHFSDPKPRANEDWLCNKCGVQNFKRREKCFKCSVPKTEAELKLPQLQRDLPVGLQKEGAQGLLPLPAPYHSSTPSVAPGQATQQADVANDTLILRNLGPHTSVEAILSALAPFATLSPSNVRLIKDKHTHLNRGFAFLQLSTIVEASQLLQILQALQPPLSIDTKPIVVEFAKGSKRDVFVTDGSRVSAATVASTAIAAAQWAVTQTAQNGGGQSVDTAVYQQGAAVTYGQEGHDGSAFKAQADTRLVALPSVGAGLNGPYPGGAAPALISSDAVKSGSAVVQQTHTQTTLIPTATTQVEIVGKPQPATAAASQPATPGTEHELQQYPVPDVSTYQYDESSGYYYDPFTGLYYDPNSQYYYNPHSQQYMYWDGEKHTYIPAASQANTEGGPRSDGAAPSDSMFGSPGSKEKKDKPKNKTAQQIAKDMERWAKSLNRQKENMRSVSSSPAVGSALPPGYARAPGHSRLDDHRESASADAGYAVLEKKGALSERPQIFLDQLRQSTEQSPPQQQGLVPAYSGETDSEEEGGEKDEKEGRMTDWVKLACLLCRRQFPSKEALIRHQQLSELHKQNLEQRRNQQEAAAKERQADGSEPPDSKKRKFSLMDGISGSSLGARMLQGGVKRGLLLRNMQVE, encoded by the exons ATGGACTTTGAACGGAG AGGCGGACGAGGGGATCGTATAGGTCGTTATGCCAACGCCCACAATGATCACAACTTTCGGGACATGGACTACCGCGGCTACGGCCaagaggatgaggaggcagTATATGATGTCAGGGGGGACAGACTTTATGGTCACGATGAGCAGCTGCTGGGTGTCTGCGACTTCACACCGGGTAGTCTCCAAAATCACCCGGGTAGTCTCCAAAATCACCCGGGTTTTCAGCAGAGAGGAGATAACAGAGGGGACATTGGGTGTGAGGGGAAAGGACTCCTTTGGCCTCCGTCACCTCAGCTGCAGCCGGAACGAGCGCATCCCATGctccagagagaggaggagggatcCAGACGGGAGTTTGAGCAGTTGCGGACTGGCCTGCAGGAAAGGGGTCGGGGAAAAGGTGGAAGAGGGTTCCCAGAGAACAGCGCCCCACATTTAGGGAGTAGAGAGAGCAACTGGGGCCAGGATGGTCCACATTCTGAGCAGATGGAATCGAGTACGGGAAGACCgagggaggaggacaggttCTCTCGTGTGGCGGGAAAGAGAAGG GAGCATAGTAGTGGAAACGCCGGCCCTGATTTGTCCCTTGAGGAGATGGACCAGAGGGACCAGGACTACCGTGCAGATCCAGATTATAACCAGAGGCCCAGCAACATCATAATGCTTCGCATGCTGCCACACAGTGCCACCACCAATGAG ATTCGGGCACAACTCCAGGAGCAGGGCATCCAGCCAAGAGAAGTTCGCCTTATGAGGAACAAATCTTCAG GTCAGAGCCGAGGATTCGCCTTCGTCGAGTTTAATCTCATACAGGAGGCCACCCGCTGGATGGAGACCAACCAG GGAGTGCTTTCAATTCTGGGGCAGAGAGTGTCCATGCACTTCAGCGACCCCAAACCACGTGCCAATGAGGACTGGCTCTGCAACAag TGTGGTGTGCAAAACTTTAAAAGGAGGGAGAAGTGCTTCAAGTGCAGCGTGCCTAAAACAG AGGCTGAGCTGAAGCTTCCCCAGTTGCAGAGGGATTTGCCTGTTGGTCTTCAAAAGGAGGGAGCCCAGGGCTTACTGCCTTTGCCAGCACCCTACCACTCTTCTACTCCTTCTGTCGCCCCCGGTCAAGCCACACAGCAGGCAGACGTTGCCAATGACA CTCTTATACTTAGGAATCTCGGCCCACATACGTCAGTGGAAGCCATTTTGTCTGCGTTGGCTCCATTTGCTACCCTCTCCCCTTCCAACGTTCGCCTAATCAAGGACAAGCACACGCATCTCAACCGGGGCTTTGCCTTTCTACAGTTGTCTACCATAGTG GAGGCGTCTCAGCTGCTTCAGATTTTACAGGCTCTCCAGCCTCCTCTCTCTATTGACACGAAGCCCATTGTCGTGGAGTTTGCCAAAGGCTCCAAACG TGATGTGTTTGTCACGGACGGTAGCAGGGTGAGCGCTGCTACAGTGGCCAGCACGGCTATAGCTGCTGCACAGTGGGCTGTCACACAG ACTGCTCAGAATGGTGGAGGCCAGAGTGTAGATACAGCAGTATatcagcagggggcagcagtgACATATGGTCAGGAAGGGCATGATGGCTCCGCTTTCAAGGCCCAGGCAGACACCAGGTTGGTTGCTTTACCCAGTGTTGGCGCAGGCCTCAATGGGCCATATCCAGGAGGAGCAGCCCCAG CTCTCATTTCATCTGACGCAGTAAAGTCTGGATCAGCAGTTGTGCAgcagacacatacacagactACACTCATCCCCACAGCAACCACGCAG GTTGAAATTGTAGGAAAACCACAACCCGCTACTGCTGCTGCCAGCCAGCCTGCAACCCCAGGCACCGAACATGAGCTTCAGCAATATC CTGTGCCAGATGTGTCCACATACCAGTATGATGAAAGCTCTGGCTACTATTACGACCCATTCACAGGACTCTACTATGACCCTAACTCCCAG TACTACTACAACCCCCATTCTCAGCAGTACATGTACTGGGATGGAGAGAAACACACGTACATTCCTGCTGCCAGCCAGGCAAACACTGAAGGTGGTCCTCGGAGTGATGGTGCAGCCCCTTCAGACTCGATGTTTGGCAGCCCTGGCAGtaaggagaagaaagacaaacCCAAGAATAAAACTGCCCAGCAG aTTGCCAAAGATATGGAGCGTTGGGCGAAGAGCCTGAAtagacaaaaggaaaacatgcGCTCTGTCTCTTCGTCTCCTGCCGTCGGCTCAGCTCTTCCCCCTGGTTACGCTCGAGCTCCTGGCCACAGTCGTCTAGACGACCACAGAGAATCTGCGAGTGCTGATGCAGGTTACGCTGTTCTGGAGAAAAAG GGGGCACTGTCTGAACGGCCTCAGATTTTCCTGGACCAGCTCCGGCAGAGTACAGAA CAGTCCCCTCCTCAGCAGCAGGGACTGGTCCCAGCCTACAGCGGAGAAACTGACAgcgaagaagaaggaggtgaaaAAGATGAGAAGGAAGGGAGAATGACAGACTGGGTTAAACTGGCCTGTCTGCTCTGTAGGAGGCAGTTCCCAAGCAAGGAGGCCCTCATCAGGCACCAGCAGCTCTCTGAGCTACACAAG CAAAACTTGGAGCAGAGAAGAAACCAGCAGGAAGCTGCAGCCAAAGAG AGACAAGCAGATGGATCTGAACCTCCTGATTCCAAGAAGAGGAAGTTCAGCCTCAT GGACGGGATCTCAGGCAGTAGTCTTGGTGCCAGGATGCTGCAGGGAGGCGTGAAAAGGGGGCTTCTACTACGCAACATGCAAGTTGAGTGA
- the LOC125011912 gene encoding rho-related GTP-binding protein RhoA-C-like gives MAAIRKKLVIVGDGACGKTCLLIVFSKDQFPEVYVPTVFENYVADIEVDGKQVELALWDTAGQEDYDRLRPLSYPDTDVILMCFSVDSPDSLENIPEKWTPEVKHFCPNVPIILVGNKKDLRNDEHTRRELAKMKQEPVKCEDGKEMANRISAYGYQECSAKTKDGVREVFEMATRAALQAKKRGKKSACTLL, from the exons ATGGCTGCTATCAGAAAGAAGCTGGTGATAGTTGGGGATGGTGCGTGTGGGAAGACCTGTCTTCTCATCGTCTTCAGTAAGGATCAGTTCCCAGAGGTCTACGTCCCCACTGTCTTTGAGAACTATGTGGCAGACATTGAAGTGGATGGGAAACAG GTAGAGCTAGCACTTTGGGATACAGCAGGTCAGGAAGATTATGACAGACTGCGGCCTCTCTCCTACCCAGACACTGATGTTATCCTCATGTGCTTCTCTGTGGACAGCCCTGACAGTTTAG AAAATATACCTGAAAAGTGGACTCCTGAAGTGAAACACTTTTGCCCAAATGTTCCTATCATCCTCGTTGGCAATAAGAAAGATCTGCGCAATGATGAGCACACCAGACGAGAGCTTGCCAAAATGAAACAG GAACCAGTGAAATGCGAAGATGGGAAAGAAATGGCAAACCGCATCAGTGCCTACGGCTACCAAGAGTGTTCTGCCAAAACCAAAGATGGTGTGAGGGAAGTCTTTGAGATGGCAACTAGGGCAGCATTGCAGGCCAAGAAACGTGGCAAGAAGTCTGCCTGCACTCTGTTATAG